From the genome of Methanothrix soehngenii GP6:
CAGGCAAAACTGGACTCAGTATCTGGTAAGCCCAGTAGGAACGACTCTTGATCTGGTCGGCCGCGTACCCCTGGGAGGAACAGGCGGATTTTTCGAGAGCATCACAAATGGAACGAACGCCCAGAGGTCCAGGATCTACCAGTTCCATCAAGGCTATAACAGCATGAAGTACCGGGCGGATGAGATGGGAAGACATATGCTCTATTTTGTGGTGGATAACCAGCCGAGCAACGTTATAATAATCGATGTATTCGCCCAGGCCCCATCGGCTCAGCCCCCAATCTATCCCACAGAAGCAGGGCAGTCAGAGCAGTCTGCACCATCACCATCAACATTGCAACCTTCTGCTGCACCTTCCTCTGGCGATACACCGGTATCGATCCTTTATCCCGGCAAATCCGCCTTCCAGGTCTACGTCGATGGAGCGCTCGTGGGCGTAGGACAGAATGGCGTATTCAACCTGAGCGTCCAGGGCGGCGTGAATCATGTGATAAGCATCTGGGACGGCTTCTGGATGTATGAGAACGATATACTCTTCCCGGCCGGTGTGCCCAAAGAGATCCATGTGGAGGGGGTTTAGGCCAGGACCGTTTTGCAGATATCGTCCAGGATAATTCACCTCGCCTGGTCGGGGTTAATTCAGGCCTGGCAGCCCATCGGCCGGGCTGAACCCTGGCCGGTGCCCCACGATTTACGATCAATTTCCGCTAGTGTGCGGGAATGATCGGGCTGCATCGCTGTCTGGCAGGCGGGCATTCTGGGGTGCTCTCGCATGGACGCTCGTGCCGGCGTGGGCTTGTCGCATGGAGGGCCGGGAGGCCGGTCGGGCGTGCGGTTGGGGGCTTGCCTATTTGATGGGCAGCTTTTCAAGGGGGGCTGGATTTTGGGAAGCAATGGCGGGTCAGCTTTTATTACTAGCTGAAAATTATAACCGAACAACTACCGATCACACCACAGAGCCACAGAGCGCACGGAGGACGCACAGAGATTCTTGGGCGAAGTTTCGGGGCTGTCGTCTCCAGATTTGCAATTATTGCGAATTGTAGGCTACTTGCACAGCAGCTCATCAGCTGTGCTGCATCCTCGCCGGAGTCCAAGGTCGCGCTCCCCAGTGCTTCGCTCGTGGCAGGGCCAACGGGTATCATGGCAGTTTACAGTGCGATGGATCAATTTAAATATGAATCAGATCATTTAGATTTCTGTTGGCTAATGCGCAAAAATGCATCTATTGGAAGGAGGAGTCGCTCATTCCCGAAGAGATACCAGAGCAGTACTACAGTTTAGATGATAACCAGATGCCTTACGGCGGAGCAACAGACATCCACGGCAAGATACTCTGGAAGGTCTCCAAAGAAGAGCATGACCAGATGATGTTTCGCATAAAGAAGGCATTTGGAAAAGAGTAATGGCTATGCGGCGAGCAGCCATTGATGCGGATATTTTCTTCTTTTCCATCAGCCATAAGAGCGAAAGCCTAACCAAGCGGGATATAAATCCGTACGATATTAAAAAATTTTTATTCCATCTTAGCAGTCATCCTGATATCTCGCTATGTGTTCCCATATCCGTCCTTGGAGAAGTAGTCATCATATGCGTTGAAGGTGAGTGGAAAGGCCGGGAGGACAAGCATAATCGTGAAGAGCTTCACGAGCTTATCGATATCTGGAGCGGCCTGAGAATTTCATTTCTTCACCCTAATGAAGCAGTTGCTACTACCTGCTACAATCTGTATAACCACAGCAAGTATAAAGATTCAAGAATCAAACCAGCTGATTTGGTGCATTTGGGATACGCTCTGGCTTACGACGTGGACTTTTTCATAACCACCGACAGAATTCTAAGGGGCTATAGCATCCCGAAAGAGTTCAAGACCAAAGTTCTGCATCCGCATGAAGCTCAGGCCATTTTAAAATAACGGAGCCGACGGCTTCTCATTCAGTTGGCTCGTCCTCTAGACATGGCCCTAATGGCGGAGTTGATGTTGCAGGCGTTCGTGCGTGCTCTCGCATGGGCGCGCGTGGCCGCGTGGGCTTGCCGCCTGGGGGCCGGTTGGGGGTAGTGTCCCGAAATTGCTGTAATTTAGCCGCCCTGTATCCTACTATCATTACTATACGTCCATCGTTAAATACTTTTTACCTGTGACCCACTCTTCATTTATATTTATCATGATGCATCCTGCCAATCTCATCAGGGATTGATCACTCGGGAATGCTCCTACAGGTCTGCTTCTGCGCTTTAATTCCTTATTGATGCGCTCAATGATGTTTGTGGTTCGTATCCTCTTCCAATGGGCCTTCGGATACGCCTTATAATTCCATAGATCGAATCTGAACCTGTCGATTGTCTCTGCAGCAGGATCGTAACCTCTATCTCTCAGCTCCTTCGCCAGTTCTTGCATCTTCATCTCGTCATCGGATGCCTCTTTTAGCTTATCGGCGATCTCCTGTTTGTCCTTGTTGGGAATGCTCTCCAGGACCGCTCTTGAATGGTGAAAACGGCAATGTTTCGACTTTGTCGAAACTCTCGCTGACTTCAGTCAGCGATATCTGCCAGGAGGCTCCCACAAAAGACGATTCCACTGCCTTTTGAATTCCCTTGTGTGCATCTGATATCACCAACTCGACGCCCTCTAATCCCCTATCCTTGAGGCTTCTGAATAGTGTCATCCAATAGCCACTGTCCTCTGATTCCGCTATGCTGGCGCCCAGGATCTCTCTGAGACCATCCTCGCGAATCCCCACTACAACCAGCAAAGCCCTGTTCTTGTATTGGGCACCGCATCTCACCTTGAAGTAGGTGGCGTCAACCAGCAGATAGCGAATCTTGACTTCAATTGGGCGCTTGAGGAACTCCTCCACTTTTTCGTCGAGAATCTTGCATAAACGAGAGACCTCAGACGCAGATAACCTGTTCAAACCGAAGTTTTTGACCAATTCCTCCATTTTTCGGGTTGAAACGCCCTGGATATATGATTCTGCAATCGTCATTAGCAGAGCTTGTTCTACACGACAGTATCTTTCAAATACGCTTGATTCAAATGGGAATTCTCTGAACTGAGGCTTATTAAGGGTCAATTCGCCAACGCGGGTCTTGAGGGTTCTCGATCTAGTGCCGTTTCTGTGGGCCTTTCTCTGAGGGCTGCGCTCGTAGGGAAGCGCACCGCTCTGCAGATATGCCTCAAACAGCATTACCGCGTTCAGGAACTCGGTTATGACCTGCTTCAGTCCGCTATTCGGATCTTTCACCTACGGGGAAAGAGTCCCGATCTCAATCGGGACATCGACAAGATAATTTATTACTGGCTCTAATGGTTGCATGGCCTTGTGTCCTCCTTGATTTCGAGACAACTCAAGTATGAATACAGGGCCTATTATAATTCTTGCAAATGATCAAAAATGCTGCTACTACCAAAGCAGCATCCAATACATCGCCAGGATTATTACTACTATTTTACATCATAATCGGGACACTACCGATCATCCTCTCGGATTCTTCAATTATGCCGGGATTTTCGAAGAACTCCGCGGCAGTTCTTAAGGCTGAAGATGTCTCTTCGATGCCCAGGAAGCTCACATTTCGGTAGGGTATGCCATACTCCTCTTCAAATCGCCTGGCTAGGGAGCCAATGGAGCTGCTACACTGTACCAGATTCAGATCTGCGCAATGAGCCCTCTGAATCTCTGCAACTCTTGAATCACCGGTTATTGCAGATATCACCTCAATACCCAGCTCTTCAAGGTAGGATCTGATAGGCCATAGATCTCCTGCAATGTTGTAATCTCCCAGGATGTTCACTGAATAGGGGCTTATGGGCTTGTAGCTCCTGCTGCCTATCAGCCTCAAGAGTGCATTGCATGCTGCTTCGTATCCCGTCTCCGCCTGGAAACCCATGCTACCCACCGGAATGACAGGTATCCTCAGATCCTTCGCCGCAGATTCACACACTTCACTGACATCGCAACCCATTGTCTCGGTCATGCAGGTGGAATAGACGAATATGGCCTGGGGCTTGCAGGCTGCAGCTAGCTCCCGCATGACTTGAGCAGATAATCCTAAATTATCGAAGAATATCTTATCTCGTTTACCATGAAGCATTGGTTGGCTGGAAATGCTTCCACGCGCGTTCCAGGCATATGTAGCGCATGTAGCGCATTCAAGTGGTCCTTGGACCACATGCATGGCATCTGCTATTGGATTCAAAACAGATATCGCTCTGGAGTAAGCACAGGCTCCATGAGCTGCATCTTCATCGAAGAGGCTCTTTTCGCACGCTAGAGACTTTAATTCATCCATTCCTTTCTGCTTTCATCTACAGCCCAAAATTATTTTCATTGAAAAGGGATCCACAATTCCCAACTCCAGCAATAGGCTAAAATGCATAGGTATTTGGAGTTATTTGAGAAGCATTAGGAAGAATATAGATGAGTTCGGAAAATGTCATAACCAACTACGTAAGCTACTCCGGCCTGAAGACCGGAGCTTTCAGCAGCCCTGATCTGGTCTGTTCCAAAAATCAGAGACCAGATCGGACCTCCAGGCCAGCCTACATGCAGCGACGATCTGCAGAGGTCCCAGTCTTGCTGGAACATTGGCCTCAGATCTGCCAAAGACGGCTTCAAATCGTGTTTCGACCGCACCCTTTCGGGCAAGAGTCTGGCAGAGCCATACAGGATCAGCATCAAGCGGTTTACCGCGAGGGTGCCTAAGATGCCCAAGTACAATACAGGAGATGGATTTGGCATGTTAAATATGTATGCAGAGCACAGCGAAAGTAATGGGTGGGGCACGCTCCTCCCCGGCCTAAAGACCGAGGCTTCCGCTGCCCCTACACCCCGGAGCGATCTGTGAATGCTTCCCGGCTGAAAGAGCTGGCTTGTATTTCTTCTGCGAACAGACTGCAGAAAAACTTTTAACTTTTTAGCGGTCATTATGCTCAGATGAATTCCGTTGATCGAGCCATGAAAGAGACTGGCGAACCGATTTCTGCAGGCAGAGTCCCTGTAGACGATATAGAGATGTATTTCGAGGTTCACGGCCAGGGCGAGCCCTTGCTCATGATCATGGGCCTGGGGGGGCCACTCGCTCGACTGGGGGTGGATAGTGCCCCAGAGATTGGCAGAAAGCTACAGGGTGATTCTCTTTGACAACCGCGGAGCAGGGCGCAGCGATCAGCCTCCTGGCCCCTTAACCATAGGGCAGATGGCAAAAGATGCCGCGGGCCTGCTGGATGCATTGGGAATTGATCATGCCCATGTATTCGGAGGAAGCATGGGGGGCATGATTGCTCTGCAAATGGCTTTGGATTACCCCAAGCAAGTCGACAAGCTGGTGCTCGGAGGCACAACCGCTGGTGGAAGCTCCAGGACCAATCCGCCGCCCGAGATCCAGAAGTATTTCTATCCGAGGACGGACCTTTCCGCCCATGACTACCTTTGGTGGACTGGAGCGGTATGCTATCCGCCGGAGTTCATTGAGGCCCATCCGGATATAGTGGAGAGGAAGATCCAGGCCAATCTCGCCTTTCCTGGAACCCTTGCTGCCTATGAGGCCCAGCTCAAGGCCTTCAATGAGTTCGATGTCGAAGGGCGCCTGGGCTTTATTCGCGCGCCTACGATGGTGATAATCGGCAAACGAGATGTGCTGATTCCGCCGCCCAATAGCTTCGAGATCGCCCGAAAAATTCCGGGCGCACAGATGCGGGAGATCGAAGGCGCAGGGCACATCTTCTGGATCAGCCATCCTGAGGAGACTGTATTGATAGTAAAGGAGTTCCTGGGATGAGGCGATGGTGGTGCATTGGCTGAGCCGAAGCGGAGTGCAATATACTTGGGATGTCTGGCGCTACTGCCATATCTTCCCATTGATCTACATAGCTGGAGAGAT
Proteins encoded in this window:
- a CDS encoding PIN domain-containing protein yields the protein MAMRRAAIDADIFFFSISHKSESLTKRDINPYDIKKFLFHLSSHPDISLCVPISVLGEVVIICVEGEWKGREDKHNREELHELIDIWSGLRISFLHPNEAVATTCYNLYNHSKYKDSRIKPADLVHLGYALAYDVDFFITTDRILRGYSIPKEFKTKVLHPHEAQAILK
- a CDS encoding nitrogenase component 1, which produces MDELKSLACEKSLFDEDAAHGACAYSRAISVLNPIADAMHVVQGPLECATCATYAWNARGSISSQPMLHGKRDKIFFDNLGLSAQVMRELAAACKPQAIFVYSTCMTETMGCDVSEVCESAAKDLRIPVIPVGSMGFQAETGYEAACNALLRLIGSRSYKPISPYSVNILGDYNIAGDLWPIRSYLEELGIEVISAITGDSRVAEIQRAHCADLNLVQCSSSIGSLARRFEEEYGIPYRNVSFLGIEETSSALRTAAEFFENPGIIEESERMIGSVPIMM
- a CDS encoding alpha/beta fold hydrolase; translation: MPQRLAESYRVILFDNRGAGRSDQPPGPLTIGQMAKDAAGLLDALGIDHAHVFGGSMGGMIALQMALDYPKQVDKLVLGGTTAGGSSRTNPPPEIQKYFYPRTDLSAHDYLWWTGAVCYPPEFIEAHPDIVERKIQANLAFPGTLAAYEAQLKAFNEFDVEGRLGFIRAPTMVIIGKRDVLIPPPNSFEIARKIPGAQMREIEGAGHIFWISHPEETVLIVKEFLG